A DNA window from Helianthus annuus cultivar XRQ/B chromosome 15, HanXRQr2.0-SUNRISE, whole genome shotgun sequence contains the following coding sequences:
- the LOC110913275 gene encoding uncharacterized protein LOC110913275 has product MPAMMLEAVTSQDLWIWHAFFGMPGSHNDINFIHHSPLFNDLINGVGPKGTFIVSDVEYKYRYYLVDGIYPYWAVFVKSFLREGTIDPKRRKFNKVQMMARKEIDRAFGVLQKMWHILSMPCRLYEKDRIRNVMYACIILHNMILGDEGRAIVEYYGKETASNIEDISNEEISQNQNLIESRQISSNLQANLLDVKDSM; this is encoded by the exons ATGCCGGCTATGATGCTTGAAGCCGTTACATCACAAGATCTTTGGATCTGGCATGCATTCTTtggtatgccaggttcacataacGATATAAACTTTATACATCACTCGCCCCTTTTCAATGATCTAATAAATGGTGTTGGACCAAAAGGAACATTTATTGTAAGTGACGTTGAATACAAGTATAGGTATTATCTTGTTGATGGAATTTACCCTTACTGGGCTGTTTTTGTGAAATCATTTTTAAGAGAGGGAACCATAGATCCTAAAAGAAGAAAGTTTAACAAAGTTCAGATGATGGCACGTAAAGAAATCGATCGAGCATTTGGTGTTTTGCAGAAAATGTGGCACATTTTGAGCATGCCTTGTAGATTGTATGAAAAAGACCGAATAAGAAACGTGATGTACGCGTGCATCATTCTACACAACATGATTTTAGGGGATGAAGGTCGTGCAATAGTTGAATATTATGGCAAGGAGACCGCATCAAATATCGAAGACATTAGTAACGAAGAGATATCGCAAAACCAAAATCTAATCGAGTCAAGACAAATAAGTTCAAACCTTCAAGCTAATTTG TTGGATGTAAAGGACTCAATGTAG